The Candidatus Aenigmatarchaeota archaeon DNA segment GCAGATGGAAAAGTTCAAGGGGCTTCTTGGCTCTGCATCAAAAGAAGGGGCGCTCAGCGAAAAAACGAAAGAGCTGATATTTGTAGCTTTGGCTGTGCATGCCAGATGCGACAAGTGCATCGCCTACCATGTTAAAAAAGCCGTAGAAGCCGGCCTCGGAAAAGAGGAGATTTTGGAGGCCTCGTGGGTTGCGGTTGCTATGGGCGGAGGCCCGGCTCTGGCGTATATGTCCCTGGTCCAAAAAGCGCTGGATGAATTCAAAAACTAGATTTTTCTTTTCGCCTTTTCGCTTACATTTAAAAATATGGAAAAGTGGCGCCTTCTGGAGCCGGAAAAACAGGACGATTCATTCCTGAAAATGGCAAAGGAAGAGGCAATACTCAACTCCGTTGCGTCGGGAAAATCCCCGCCAACCCTGAGGTTCTACTCCTGGAAAAGCCCGGCAGTTTCCATTGGCTACTTCCAGTGCGCCCAAAAAGAGCTTTTTCTGGACCGCTGCAGAAAAGACGGTCTTGAGATATTCAGGCGGCTCACCGGGGGTGGGGCGGTATATAAATGCCCTTTCGGAGAGATGAACTATAGCTTTATTGCGCCGGAAAACCACCCCCTGATTCCTAAAGACATCCCGCAATCTTATGCGCTCATATGCGGAGCAGTAATGAAGGGCCTTGAGAACTTAGGGCTTTCGCCCACCTTTAAGCCGGTAAATGACATTCTCATCAACGGAAAAAAGGTCTCCGGAAACGCGCAGACTCGGGTAAATTCCTGCCTCCTGCAGCACGGAACGATACTTATTGATTTTTGCGGAGACAAAATGGCGCCTTATCTAAGGATAGACCCGGAGAAAATGAGGCAGCGGGGGGCGGACTCGGTTGCAGACCTTGTAACGTGCCTCAATTCCTGTTCAGGCCGCCAGGTGCTTCAGGAAGATGTGGCTAAAGAGGTCACAAGGGGCTTTGAAAAAAAATTCGGCATTCGCTTTATTGCGGGAGAACTTTCAGAAGAAGAGGAAACCGAAGCCCACGCCCTGTCAGAAAACAAATACGCAACGGAAAAGTGGAACTTCTGGCGCTAGAAAAAACAAAACCGTAAAGACAAAGAATAAAAACCTTAAAAAACCAAAAAAAGAAAAGACCTACTTGGCAGGCTTTTCCTTCCTGAAGCACAAAAACCAGTCAAGGCAGTATGTGCCTTCCTCTTTTTTCTCGACCCTCTCTTTAGCGGCTCCGCATGAGCCCGGGGCTGGAACAATTACATCTTCTCCGGGCTGCCAGTTTGCAGGAGTTGCGATTTTCTCCTTGTCTGCTTTCTGAAGGGCGATTACCATCCTCTTTATCTCCTGCATGTTCCTGCCGCAGGAAAGCGGGTAATAT contains these protein-coding regions:
- a CDS encoding lipoate--protein ligase family protein, producing MEKWRLLEPEKQDDSFLKMAKEEAILNSVASGKSPPTLRFYSWKSPAVSIGYFQCAQKELFLDRCRKDGLEIFRRLTGGGAVYKCPFGEMNYSFIAPENHPLIPKDIPQSYALICGAVMKGLENLGLSPTFKPVNDILINGKKVSGNAQTRVNSCLLQHGTILIDFCGDKMAPYLRIDPEKMRQRGADSVADLVTCLNSCSGRQVLQEDVAKEVTRGFEKKFGIRFIAGELSEEEETEAHALSENKYATEKWNFWR
- a CDS encoding carboxymuconolactone decarboxylase family protein, with product MSEVKELVKDIAGVMSYLGENTPEQMEKFKGLLGSASKEGALSEKTKELIFVALAVHARCDKCIAYHVKKAVEAGLGKEEILEASWVAVAMGGGPALAYMSLVQKALDEFKN